In Schistocerca gregaria isolate iqSchGreg1 unplaced genomic scaffold, iqSchGreg1.2 ptg000718l, whole genome shotgun sequence, the genomic window agcagtcgcacggttccggactgaagcgcgtagaaccgctcgtccacagtggccggctctctaggttaattaggtttaaatagttttaagtctaggggactgatgacctcagatgtcaagtcccatagtgcttagagccatttgaataaaggGAATCATTGCAATGGCTCGTATCTATTAAAAGTCGTTAACAACTTAATCTGTGGCAATACTGCTTTTGCACTCTACACATTGCTTTCATGATGGCGTGCAGAGAAAAGGAGAGAGGAGAAGAGAAGACACTGCAACCAAGTTCAGAACTTTTACACGGGGATTACAACCAATTTCTACATGAAATCAAAGTAGTAACTGGAGTCAGAATCACAGTTGGCTGCTTCTCAGAGAAAGACTGGTCAGGAGCTTGTTAAAACACGGTATGAAACACTCAGTAATACCACTccaattttgtttcatttcacaaTTCAATGAAAACGTTCTCTTAATTTTGCATTACGAGAGCTCCTGGCAGAATTTTGTTTTTACACGTCATTCCTGGTTAGTGCGAGTACAACAACAATAATTCCTGTGTCGCTAGGTTTTCACCGAATGTGGGCAATGTCAGTGGCAGAATGCGACAAGTACCAACCTCCCCGTTGGGTAATTAATGAGTTAATTATCGTGTACGATAATCTCTACCCTgcttttacaaaaagaaattagtgGTTATTTGGTTTTCTGATTCAGAACGTGGCTGTGCCTAGCATACTCGTCAGGTCACACAACTACTACTAATACACTCGTGCCGTTAGCTTACCATACCAATAAAACCATACCTAATGATGAACGCGCAGGTGGGTTACAAACTAACTCCCACTGTTTAAACGTTAGAATTAAGTTCCATTCGCATAGAAACCTTCATCGATGTAGCAGTAACAGAGACAAGATGATGATAGTAAGCCTGCAGGGACTATGTTGTTACTAGTACCTAAATCCTCTTGACGTCGCACGATCTAGGTACGAGTGTTTTTCGTATCTATGCTTAACAATAAGGAAATTATAATGTACTGGGTACGAAGTCCCACGTGTTTTGTATTACGTGCATGTATGGTTAaatagcttattaaaattgcacaGTCAAAAATAAAAGGTGAGCGTGTAAAAGTTGAAATGGCAGTCTAATCATGTAGTTTGTATCTTATGTTCAGAGATCTATGTTTAGTCGTCCATGGTGTATTTAGGTGCCAAGAACGGAATGAACGGTGACAGGCCCGCTCTCCCATTTCCTGCCCATGAGTCAACATACAtggaagcgccgaagaaactggtataggcatgcgtattcaaatacagaaatatgtaaacatggagaatacgacgctgcggttggcaacgcctatacaggtaAAGttagtggcgcagttgttagatcggttactgctgctacaatggcgggttatcaagatttgagtgtgaACCCGGTGTTgttggcgcacgagctatgggacaccatCTCCTAAGTAgtaatgaggtggggattttcccgtacaatcatttcacgagtgtaccgtaagtatcaggaatccggtaaaacaccgaatccccgacatcgctgcggctggaaagagatcctgcaagaacgagatgaACGACAACGTTTAACGTGACGGAAGTGCGAACCTTCCACAAAtcgctgcagttttcaatgctgagcCGTCAAGAAGTGTCGgcctgagaaccattcaacgaaacgtcatcgatataggtattcggagcccaaggcccactagtgtaccattgatgactgcacggcacagagctttacacctcgcctgggcccgttaactccTACagcggactgtttatgactggaaacatgttgcctggtcggacgagtctcatttcaaattctatcgagcggatggatgtgtacgggcatggagacaacctcatgaacgtgtggaccctgcatgtcagtagaggcttgttcaagctggtggaggctctgtaatggtgtgaagcatGTGCAGTTGTAGtagtgtgggatccctgatacgtctagatacgactgacaggtgacacgtacgtaaatatcctaactgatcacctgcatccattcatccatTCAAGTCCACTTAATTCCGACAGACGTGGGTAATTCAAGCAGGAATTGTCCAGAATTGCTGCGGATTGGCTCCAGGGACACAcacctgagtttgaacacttccgctggcccccagactccccacacatgaagaatgttgagcgtatctgggatgccttccaacgttgtTCAGAAGAGAACTGCAGCCCCCTCGTacccttaaggatttatggacagccttgcaggtttAGCGGTgtgatttccctccagcactacttcagccatcaGTCGAACCCATGAcgacatgttgcggcacttctgcgagcccGCGGGAGCCCTAAAACATGtattaggcagtttctttggctctattgTGTAACCGCGTTGTCTTTGTGTTTTGTAGTATCTATTTATTAGAGGTGAAAGTAGCACTCAGCTTAATGTTGTTTCTTTGCCCGCTAGGCTCTGGTAAGTATGTCCGTCCGTTTGTACAGTTACAAAAGAACTGTGATGTCAGTCTTCGAGTATGTAGCTTACTGTTAACGTTTGTTCACAGGCACACTGCAGGGTTTGTTCTTGTCGTAGAAGAAATTTATGAGTTATTTCGGTGTTTGCAATTCTGAGACGGACTAAAGCAATACCTTCACTTCTGGAGTTTCTTACCGAAGTCTGCCAGACCTAGGTGGTGTGTTTGATGGCCTGTAGTTTATTAAGTTGTGTTGGGGTGTTTACATCCCGTTGCTTTTGGCAGCTCATTACCTGCAATGCAGAAGTAACACTGCGTTCAGACAAGAACGGTAGGTATCTCTACACTGCGGAGGGAGCACAGTTGATCATGGATGGTGCCGATCAAATACTGATCTGAATAGCACTTTAGTATATTTTGCAGTGTAGTCAAAGTcaccacattttaaaaaatctgtcgaGGTAAAGTCATGTTTTGTAGTGCTGTAAGTATGTCTATTACTTCTGCAGTATATATATGCAGTATTCTTTTGGTAGGTAACGTTGTTTTGAATTCCGGTTGTGTACGTATGCATAGCAGACTAATTACCCATGGAACCGTCTGTATGAAGTAGATTATATTGTGGACACGCACGGGGCAGACTGACAAGGGAAAGAAAAAAATCTGCATTGTCCTTTTTAACAAATCAGTACCGGAAAAGCAAAAGAAACAGTTTGACCGGGCGGAGATAATATAGTCGTGCGTGTGCGTTTGGGGAACGAGcgcggggagggagggaggctcATTCATTTCCTGGTTGATTGGACTGACAGTACGCACATCCGTATTTGTTCGTGGTCTGACATTCTGGACCAAGATTTGCGTCAGTGTTTGTAACAGAACGATGTTTAAGAAAGCATTGTTTTGGATTCCTGATGTGGCGTGTCACTGGAGTGAGACGTGGTATGACGTCAGCGCGGCGCTCACTGGTCTGCGTTTAGAGTCTCGCGGGACACTATTCCGGCTACAGGGCTTGGCTTTCGCGTCCGTCCCCACTCACAGCCTATGAGCACTGCTACAGCCCATTTCCTGCGCCATTCGGGCCGAGCACCGGATATGTCGCAAGCGATCATCACACTTCTGCGCCACAGCCCAGCACGCAGCTATCTTCTCCCGTCGGCCGACCTCATGCTCTGAGGTCACAGCACTCTAGAACATCCCATCTAGTTTAGAATTATGTATGCTCTATGACCAACGAACGGTGGACATTTCTAGAACGTAACTATCCAAAAATTCTCTAAAGCCAGCTGTCATATTTTGATGATGCCTCTTAATAGACGAATAGCTGTCAGTGGGTTTCTATGCATTAGCTCTTATATCCTCATCgtcagtccaaggactggttttAAGTAGCTTTCGCAAGCTAGTCTGTCATGTACGTAAATACTGCGCTGCACTCTACATCAATTTTAACTTTCTTACTGTTTCCAAGCCTTTAGCTCCCTCTTAAATATTTACTCTTATCCCTTCTTTACTAAATTAACTACTCCATGTTGCCTCAGGAtgttttctgtgaactttttcctTTTTTAGGTCAGTCTGTGCCATAATATTTTCCATGTCTTCTTTGCTTACTCTATTTACCCAGCTGGAaacacaatcttcaaaagttaatATCTTTATGTCCGTACCGCTTACCATCCTCGTTTCACTTTGATTCAAGTCTACATCaccgacaaatactttcagaaaatattttaacacttAAATATACATTGAACACAAGGAAATTTCGCTTTTCATAAAAGCTtattgcaagtctgcattttatatactctgtACTCGGGCCATTATTTTGCTGCTGAATGGCAAACTTTCATACTTTTCGATTCATTTcacaatctaatttcctcagcgaaACTTAACTGAATTCGAGTGAATTCCTTTATCTTATGAACTCTTTTCAACACGccgtccattcccttcagctgatCTTTCTAGGTCTCAGAAAATTACAGTGTCGTTGCgaaacaaagtttttgtttctattCCCTGAACCTAGGCTTACTTTCGAGCTTTCTTCTCGATTTACTTCATTGTTCTGTATAGACGGATCAAcacgggaagggagggggagggagagggagggagagagagagagagagagagagagagagaatagactaCAATCTTTGCTAACTCCCTGTATAACTGTAAATTTTCTGATTCCTATTTTAATTACTAATTTCACAGCCTAACTAAAAGACGTGTCATAATTACATGGAATTTTCATGTTACATGCTACTTATTTAATGATCAGTATATATGAAAACAAGACATTAACAACAACATTATTAAGCTATTATTTAATATATGTCGAGTCACCAACCCATTTACGTAACGGCTGGGAGGTgacaaaaaatgttttgttgagtgaTGTAACGCCACTTCTGTTGAGTAATCAAACTTTATTTTAAGATATTTAAGAGCATACAATGTCTTTAAATGAAGCCGTATTACCTGCTCTCAAAATGCTttggaaaattttaatttctctcgcaGTGAGCTAAAGTTACCACTTAAAAGTGGAAAATGTGCTAATATGGACGCAGAAATGCCAACAGTTTTCGGAGGTGAAACTGCGCTATGCAAATAATCATGCTTCCATATTTAGCACGTTTCCCGCCTCTTTCACGGAACGTCTCTGTGAAAGCCGTAATAAGCGTAGTATCTTTCCTCTTGGGAGAGTTCTCAGATTGCATTAGTGTAGACAATTTTGTTGTAAAGGCCGTATTGGCTTCTGTGTGTCAGTTTACTAAAGAACTGAACACTGAAGGAACAATGAAATAATCACCCAATGTTTACAACAGTTACAGGTACATTTTAAATTGGCAGCATAGGTGTCTCCCACCGTAACCACTCCAGGTTTTCAAGTTAAATTCTGTGGAATGGAAGCCACCAGCGTTGAAGAAACAACATTTCTTTCGTAATTTCCTCTACCATTTGCCAGGTGGGGCAAAATTTGAAACTTTTTATGGTACGATTCAGATTCAAGATTTAAACGAGTAACAGGTTTTAAAGTTCCATGGACGATGAGGTAGTCTGAGAAGAAAAAGCTTGGTACCCAGAAATATGAGACTGGGAGCTTGCCATGACTTTCAGCGGACCAGCACAGCTCTGTTTAGGCAGTTTTCCGGAAATTACGGAAATCAGTGAGGGTCCAGTGCTTTAATTCTTTTAGATTTCAATTTGCCGCCTACCACTATCGCCATTGTATTATTTAAATATACTGCCACTGCGTTGACCGAAGTTTATGCGTTGTGAAACGGTGTTGACACAACAAGAGGAAGCTAGAAAGGAGCGGAAGAGCTCGGGAGGCGAGCGCTTGTCAAATATTTAATGAGCGCTCGCCACTCGCCGCGGCCCAACTCGGCTGACAAGCTATTTCAGGCTGTCAGTCCTCGCCGCTATGCTGCACGCGACAGTCGCATACCTACACGGACTACTTTAATAAACCGCTTCCGATCacgattaacattctccattacagGCGTCCAACACCACAGTGTGAGATTCACGAATTGATTATTAAGCAGCTGCGAGGCGAAGCTTCAGCGTCTGAACTGACACAGCTACACAGACCACACGATATCGATGTGCCTTTCACAGACTAGACGGTTCTCACCGCTCGTCAGGGCAAACGCTGAACTACTCACATCTACAGGTGAAAGTAACTATCACTGGTTCGAAAGCAGCATTTATAAATGTACTCAGGCGGCTCTCTTGTGCTGTGAGCACAAACTCGTATTCAGCAAAAGCTGTGTGTGCTCTTCACATATCTACATCTGCACTCTCCAAGTCAGACCACAGTATATCGCGCACTATCTACAGGGTTTCCTAAGTACCTCGTTGACACCCAGTCTATAGTTTTGATCACCGTATTGTCTGTATTTAGAGCGCAAGCACTATTTTCATCGTCTTGTTCAACTTTTCAGTCTTCAGACGTACAGTTCTCGCGAAACATTGCTCTAGTGTGTCAAGTATTCCAACATCCCAACGACTAAGAGATCGCCACGGACGGAGCAAATTTTTCCTACCCCCTTAATCCGGCCGTGTAGTGTTCCTCACACACGAGCGCAGTATCATAGGATAAATGCGCTGTACTTCACTTTAAGCAATGACTGAAAAGTCTGTATGGGGAGTCTATATTATCACAAACGTTATAGCGTGTAGTATTACTCTGAAGTACGTTCCGATGCTCTAAAGCTAGGAAAATGACTAGTTACCGGTAGTCTCTGATTCTGCGCCATGTAGTTATCTGTATGCTATTAactaaaatggttccaatggctctgagcactatgggactaaacatctggggtcatcagtccattagacttaaaacttcttaaacctaactaaactaaggacatcacacacatccatgcacgatgcaggattctaacctgcgaccgtaacggtcgcgcggttccagactgaagcgactagaaccgctcggccaaaacagtTATAATGCTGCAAGGCATTTAGAATTAGTATTGATTATTTTACAAGTGTCTCGCGGGTCATAGCGCAGCTGGTGACGTTTATCGAAAATTTTTCGGAAGTGTAGCAGTCCCTTCTTTGATTAGGGTCCGCCTATAAACGTTTTCTTAGGAGTCTGAAGTGGCGTATGTCATCTAATTCGTCTCGTGCTCCGTACATCGTCCAGTAAGCGAGTCAGATTTCACGCGACCTCGCGGAATTTCAGAGGAGGTAACTAATACCCGTTTTAACGTATGTTCATGACTTTGAATTATTCAAGAAACAAATATTAATAAACCTACAAGGAGTACAACTCTGCTtgcgccgtttgccgataggtggcgataacggtaagtagcggtggaaggaaacagatcgcagacgtcaggcagttagcttcgaCCTcgatcaacataacctcattcaaacattggtcgatttgtgtctgcatcgtgAAGTTGTTCTTGACTCAATGTcactttacgagcctaattctcgtaacGGAAGGCGTTTctattttgtttcaatatgaagaaaacagctgcTGAATCTCATAGAATGctttcaagtacgtatggtaaggaaaagaacgtgtcgtgagtggtttcaacacaggaacggtgattttaacgtcgtagactggAATTGTGGTGGAAGAGCGCACGTTTTCGAAGATGTAgaactggagacattgctgagtgaagactagcgtcaaactcaagaagaattggcacaattagtgggagtgacagagcaagccatttcaaaacgtctctaggctttgggcatgattcagaaagaaagaacttgGGTccagtgtgagctgaaaccaagagatgttgaatggcggtgtgtgtttgtgaacaatttcttcagaggcaaaaacggaagggatttctgcatcgcattgtgaccggggacgagaaatgggttcattacgataagccTAAacccaaaaaatcatggggatatcccggccatgctgcCACGCCGACGGCCAAacggaatattcacggctccaagatcatgctctgcatttggtcggACCAGCTCAGCGTCGTTTACTAATGAGGTGttgaaaccaagtgaaacaatcacaggtgcttttTATCCAACACAATTAATGCGTCTGAGCAGAGAATTAAGACaaatggccgcaatacagcgagaggcacgataaagtgcttttgcagcacgacaacgctcgaccccacgttgcaaaagaggtcaaaacgtacttggaaacgttaaaatggcaaGTCTTACCCCACCATCCGTTTTTTCCAGACGCTGCTCCCTGGGTGTGACCTGTTTAGATAATGGCGCATCGCCTGGCTGACAACACTTCCGACCTCATGAAGGCGTCACAAATTGGATCTATTCGTGGATGGCTTCGAAAGATGAACAGTTTTTTCGACACGGGTTTCTTGCACTGCTCGAAAGATGAAAAAGTAGTAGCCAGCGATGGAAAATTCTTTGAATTatgcatgtgtaaccaatttgtttcattaaagcctcaaatgttgggaagAAACGGCGGAATCaaagttttacaccttgtgtatcaTTCTTAATTCCCAGTATCAATTTGCAGGCAATTAGTGTTACTTCGAGATTCGACGAACGGCACCAATATAATGCTATACAAATTGTGCAAAACCATCTCCATCCGAACTGGCCCAACGCAACTGatcgaccgcagtgtcatcctcagcccatggtGGTCACTGGACGCAGgtttggaggggcgtgtggttatcATACCACATTCCTAGTCGTCGTCGGCGCAAAACTATAGCTTTGTTAGAAGGTTTCGTGAAGGAAAGATCGGGTGGTATACGATATGTAACACATGATTAAGACCACGCAATGTACACTATCTGTTCGAAAGCATACggaacctattagtggacattaatatggggtgtctcCACCTTTCGCCTTTCTGACTGCATTAATTGTACAGGGGATATACTCATTAAGATgtgtctctggaggaatggcaacccattcttcctaaAGAGCCGAATCCAAACAAGGTACTGATTTGGGCACTGAGGTCTGTAGCgaagcaaaaaggaaaaaaaagggcgaagcaaaggaaaaaaaagggcgaagcaaaggaaaaaaaagggcgaagcaaaggaaaaaaaagggcgaagcaaaggaaaaaaaagggcgaagcaaaggaaaaaaaagggcgaagcaaaggaaaaaaaagggcgaagcaaaggaaaaaaaagggcgaagcaaaggaaaaaaaagggcgaagcaaaggaaaaaaaagggcgaagcaaaggaaaaaaaagggcgaagcaaaggaaaaaaaagggcgaagcaaaggaaaaaaaagggcgaagcaaaggaaaaaaaagggcgaagcaaaggaaaaaaaagggcgaagcaaaggaaaaaaaagggcgaagcaaaggaaaaaaaagggcgaagcaaaggaaaaaaaagggcgaagcaaaggaaaaaaaagggcgaagcaaaggaaaaaaaagggcgaagcaaaggaaaaaaaagggcgaagcaaaggaaaaaaaagggcgaagcaaaggaaaaaaaagggcgaagcaaaggaaaaaaaagggcgaagcaaaggaaaaaaaagggcgaagcaaaggaaaaaaaagggcgaagcaaaggaaaaaaaagggcgaagcaaaggaaaaaaagggcgaagcaaaggaaaaaaaagggcgaagcaaaggaaaaaaaagggcgaagcaaaggaaaaaaaagggcgaagcaaaggaaaaaaaagggcgaagcaaaggaaaaaaaagggcgaagcaaaggaaaaaaaagggcgaagcaaaggaaaaaaaagggcgaagcaaaggaaaaaaaagggcgaagcaaaggaaaaaaaagggcgaagcaaaggaaaaaaaagggcgaagcaaaggaaaaaaaagggcgaagcaaaggaaaaaaaagggcgaagcaaaggaaaaaaaagggcgaagcaaaggaaaaaaaagggcgaagcaaaggaaaaaaaagggcgaagcaaaggaaaaaaaagggcgaagcaaaggaaaaaaaagggcgaagcaaaggaaaaaaaagggcgaagcaaaggaaaaaaaagggcgaagcaaaggaaaaaaaagggcgaagcaaaggaaaaaaaagggcgaagcaaaggaaaaaatagggcgaagcaaaggaaaaaatagggcgaagcaaaggaaaaaaaagggcgaagcaaaggaaaaaaaagggcgaagcaaaggaaaaaaaagggcgaagcaaaggaaaaaaaagggcgaagcaaaggaaaaaaaagggcgaagcaaaggaaaaaaaagggcgaagcaaaggaaaaaaaagggcgaagcaaagaaaaaaaaagggcgaagcaaaggaaaaaaaagggcgaagcaaaggaaaaaaaagggcgaagcaaaggaaaaaaaagggcgaagcaaaggaaaaaaaagggcgaagcaaaggaaaaaaaagggcgaagcaaaggaaaaaaaagggcgaagcaaaggaaaaaaaagggcgaagcaaaggaaaaaaaagggcgaagcaaaggaaaaaaaagggcgaagcaaaggaaaaaaaagggcgaagcaaaggaaaaaaaagggcgaagcaaaggaaaaaaaagggcgaagcaaaggaaaaaaaagggcgaagcaaaggaaaaaaaagggcgaagcaaaggaaaaaaaagggcgaagcaaaggaaaaaaaagggcgaagcaaaggaaaaaaaagggcgaagcaaaggaaaaaaaagggcgaagcaaaggaaaaaaaagggcgaagcaaaggaaaaaaaagggcgaagcaaaggaaaaaaaagggcgaagcaaaggaaaaaaaagggcgaagcaaaggaaaaaaaagggcgaagcaaaggaaaaaaaagggcgaagcaaaggaaaaaatagggcgaagcaaaggaaaaaatagggcgaagcaaaggaaaaaaaagggcgaagcaaaggaaaaaaaagggcgaagcaaaggaaaaaaaagggcgaagcaaaggaaaaaaaagggcgaagcaaaggaaaaaaaagggcgaagcaaaggaaaaaaaagggcgaagcaaaggaaaaaaaagggcgaagcaaaggaaaaaaaagggcgaagcaaaggaaaaaaaagggcgaagcaaaggaaaaaaaagggcgaagcaaaggaaaaaaaagggcgaagcaaaggaaaaaaaagggcgaagcaaaggaaaaaaaagggcgaagcaaaggaaaaaaaagggcgaagcaaaggaaaaaaaagggcgaagcaaaggaaaaaaaagggcgaagcaaaggaaaaaaaagggcgaagcaaaggaaaaaaaagggcgaagcaaaggaaaaaaaagggcgaagcaaaggaaaaaaaagggcgaagcaaaggaaaaaaaagggcgaaggaaaggaaaaaaaagggcgaaggaaaggaaaaaaaagggcgaaggaaaggaaaaaaaagggcgaaggaaaggaaaaaaaagggcgaaggaaaggaaaaaaaagggcgaacgaaaggaaaaaaaagggcgaacgaaaggaaaaaaaagggcgaacgaaaggaaaaaaaagggcgaacgaaaggaaaaaaaagggcgaacgaaaggaaaaaaaagggcgaacgaaaggaaaaaaaagggcgaacgaaaggaaaaaaaaagggcgaacgaaaggaaaaaaaagggcgaacgaaaggaaaaaaaagggcgaacgaaaggaaaaaaaagggcgaacgaaaggaaaaaaaagggcgaacgaaaggaaaaaaaagggcgaacgaaaggaaaaaaaagggcgaacgaaaggaaaaaaaagggcgaacgaaaggaaaaaaaagggcgaacgaaaggaaaaaaagggcgaacgaaaggaaaaaaaagggcgaacgaaaggaaaaaaaagggcgaacgaaaggaaaaaaaagggcgaacgaaaggaaaaaaaagggcgaacgaaaggaaaaaaaagggcgaacgaaaggaaaaaaaagggcgaacgaaaggaaaaaaaagggcgaacgaaaggaaaaaaagggcgaacgaaaggaaaaaaagggcgaacgaaaggaaaaaaagggcgaacgaaaggaaaaaaagggcgaacgaaaggaaaaaaagggcgaacgaaaggaaaaaaagggcgaaggaaaggaaaaaaagggcgaaggaaaggaaaaaaagggcgaaggaaaggaaaaaaagggcgaaggaaaggaaaaaaagggcgaaggaaaggaaaaaaagggcgaaggaaaggaaaaaaagggcgaaggaaaggaaaaaaaggcgaaggaaaggaaaaaaggcgaaggaaaggaaaaaaggcgaaggaaaggaaaaaaggcgaaggaaaggaaaaaaggcgaaggaaaggaaaaaaaggaaagaaaaaaaggaaaggaaaaaaaaggaaaggaaaaaccatTGCCTCGAAGATGCTGCTCTGCGACAAAGTCCATTGTCACACTGGTACAGTATTAGCCTCCGAACTTTTCCTCTTGTGTACGCTATAGACAACCCTTTAAAACTTATTCATATCCTTCCATCTTCAGCGTTTTATTACGCATAGTAAGTGGACCACGACCTAACCGCGAAAAACATCGCCATACTTTAACTTCACCACCGCTGTACTTCACTACTGGCATTTCACCTGACGGCAGGTAACGTTTTCCTGGCTTTCAGCTAACTCTAAGCGTACCATTGGAATGCCAAAGGGTATGGCGTGATTCAGCTCTTCCCCTGTACAGTGGCGTCGCTCTGTTTCCAACTTCAAGCGTCACTTAGCTTTGAGTACAGGAATGTGTGCCTAATGAGGAGATGCTCGACCACTGTGCCCCATTCTTTGTAACTCACTACGCACGGCCACTGTGCTAGCTCACGAGatattccttctgttgatttcgtgAGATTTTTTTACAGTCATCCTTGGCTTTGCACGCGGTCCTTGTtcgtcaggacaagaggtctgcCTGGCCTTTTATTAGCTGTGATAGCtctttcgcatttccacttcataatcataTCACCAACACTCATTTTGTGCATCTCTGAAGGGGCTGAAATATCCCTGACGCATTTGTTACTTGAGTGACATCCAATAACTTGTCGctcctctgctgacaacacaacaaTCGGCGCCTCCTTTTATGACTGTAGGTCCGCCTCCCGTGACACCTTTTAGTCATTTGCGCATTACATGTTCGCATACTTTTTATCAGATCGTGGATCTTTCACGTCGCACAAATTTAAGCTTCCTTCACAGTAAAATTCTCTCTCTCCCGCTACACAAAGCGTTCTCTATTATCGTAGCTAATAAGATCAACAACTGGtaaatctagaaaaaaaaaaaaaactttaaagttAGCAGCAGTTTACGAGGATCATCTAATGTTTGAATAATCCTCTCTCTCAGCATATACTACATCCGTCCGCCGACTGTATAAGCAAGAGGTACAGGTTTATAGCTTGAGCCT contains:
- the LOC126320374 gene encoding uncharacterized protein LOC126320374; this encodes MRGGLQRAKQRKKKGEAKEKKGRSKGKKRAKQRKKKGEAKEKKGRSKGKKRAKANERKKRAKERKKRAKERKKRAKERKKRAKERKKRAKERKKRAKERKKRAKERKKRSVIHSLCKKQQKKKEEEEEEEEEEEEEPPTGFIHPLGFLS